A region of the Mytilus galloprovincialis chromosome 1, xbMytGall1.hap1.1, whole genome shotgun sequence genome:
AGGTTTTTAGTTacctattttgaaataaattttgtttgCAATGCTTTATGTCAATAAAACTGTCACATACTATTTTATGATAATCCAAAGTATCCTGCAATAAATGCTTTAATGCTGTTATCATCAATTTGTTCAGCTTTTAAAGTCCCATTAAAAGTTACTGTGTAACTACCTACTGTAGGGGGGattcagatgtggatactaaaaaaacaaaatatctgtaaaagtacatacaatctacacagctacttttgcataggtactattgcTGTACTAAAAAAATGCAGTACTAGAAATTTACTTCTAATAttaagtactatttctttactttaaaactattgtaatatttaggtacttgtattttacagtacttgatttgtacttaatattttggtacagaaataatacaatattccttgtttgaaaatcataactttaagagatttggaatagaaaaactttcaaaatgctgaaaatgtaacggtagcaACCAAatatctgtagtacctaaatttcaagtacaaataaagtactgtaaaatacaggtacctaaatattacaataaatttagagtaacaaaatagttctgaatattaaaagtagatttccagtactacaccTTCCTTATCAAAAGATTGAAAAAACTAGTCGaacattgttttatataaaagaagTATGTccaaaatagatatttttttctctttggtTGGAATgtgtctgtttgacacattccccgattattttctcattttttttcaaatattttgttttagtatTAACTTACATTGTTAAAAAACGCTCTGACTCGAACCAAAACGTTTTCTGACATCATCCATatacttgattttttgtttgacaaacaTATTTGACATGTCTTCAACAAGCAATCAGCATTCCCATGAGATCTAATTGTGCTCCTTAGTTGCTTACTcgttcctttattcatatgagaCGGACTCAATACAGGAGCCTTTGGAAGAGTAAAAAGAAGCTACAATTATTATTTTGCCAAGTGCCCCACAACATTGATGATGACCTCTCACTAAATAATCCAAAGTAATGTTAAATGCATGGCTTGCATTGcttgcattttgaaattcatcttcaaattgacaatgagggtcggtttaaaacaaaacttgattAAAAAGAGATGatatatgtagcaacattccaggaATACCTTCATATGGAGTTTACATCTCCCAGTTGATACCATATTTCAGAGCTTgcttttcctatcatgatttcctttttCCAAGTGGTAAAATTGAAGTAATCCATTCAAAAGTTTTATGGAAGCCATCATAAGTTGGTTGACGTTATGGAATATCTCTGTCACAAGTTAAGacagatatgttccaattgtcgtcaGCACAGTCCCATCTTCTTTTCCTTGATTTTACATCAATGTGGTAAACTTTTCATCAAATTTGTACTTCTATGATATTCCTGGTTCCAAAGAAAAGACCTGAAACACACATCTGTCCGAGTTCCTCTGATGAGCATGCTTCCATAATAGAGGACGAGATAAATATCTTGGATTTCCTTAAATGAGTTAACTGTAAGCGAACCACAGAAGAGCATGTATGCCTTCTAGTTGTAGTTCTTGTAAGAGCACTTTTTAGTAGAACatcaaacaagaaagaaaaaaaacacctgCAGACATAGCTTTGCTAGCTAgtacaaaattgaattaaataaacTTTTACTGTTTTTTTCAAGATGAGGGCACTACGATTGATTAATATATGTATGAATCAACAGCACATATTACAACTGTTTTAGAATTTCCCTCAGCAAAGTTGACCTTGAATGAATCGACCTATTTTAGTACCTTTGTTATATTGCTCTTCacgttttaattttttaagcgtttctggtgaaggtaaatctatataaaaaccgTCTTCGGATGCACGAAATTGAAATGCGATTTTCCTGTTCTAACTGATTTATGGGTTGTCGAATCTAGCACCTTTGATGCAGCTGTTTCATGACTATCCTTTGTAAagaatacaaaagaaaaaaacaaagggtaTGAGGTGTTCATGACACAAAATgcggtatgactgccaatgagataactcttcaccagagaccaaatgacaaagaagtaaacaactataggtcaccgtatgccCTTCAACAATGAAGAATTCATTGGAATACAAGATCAATGCATTTAGGCTGGGAACCTTACAAATATTTCTATTTACAACGTAACAAATTTGTCTTCACCGAAAGAGTTAGTAGATTCCTTATGTGTTGGGTAAGAACTGTTTCTTATCTAACCCTGTCTATAAAGtattgatataagaagatatcTTCAAATATAAACTAATCACAACAAAGTTTAACAAGAACCAGAGTTTTTATTCAATCAAATATATTATGACAAGGTGCTCTTCAATTTCAGTTAATCCTCATTGTGTAATTTACATTAAATAGTCTATCTACCGGCGACCATATTGTAGGGTGAGACACATGTGGTAGCGAACTGGTTCCAGACCAATCCTGAAGGACAGGATAAAACAAATGCATCACCAGCAATGTCACATTGGATGAATTTGGTAGCATCTGGATGGGAGAAAAACTGATGGCTTGTTGCAGATCCTCTACAAGGATTGGCTATACCTAAAACAGAAGATGGAATTGTATATATTGACACAATATTTACTCCATACAGAGCTGGCACGGTTTTCTTCCATACATGAGATAACTTTTACATGATTTTTCATATACGATTTGAGATTTTCCTTTAGGTTGGAACTTCCATTATCAACTTTTTAGTTGACATAACATCATGCAATAACCAATACTGAAGAGAACATATCAAAACAGAAATAATTCTACTGACTTAAAAAAAGTAACTTTATGTCgttttttcaagaaaatatgaaatagttagtatataaaaaagaagatgtggtatgattgccaatgagacaactgtccacaaaagaccaaaatgacacagacattaacaactataggtcaccgtacggctattttcctaatgcatgtagttATATGGTTTGGTTGgcttgtttgctttgtttgtaaaAATGTTTGCTCAATCATTGTAATTAAGATAGACACCTTCATCAATAGATAGGCAGGGCTTCGGATTGTCTATAACGTCTTGGATGCTTgagtaaatatttaaacaaacaaagcaagcaagtcaacaaaacctttaaactacatgcattaggaaagaAGCTctaatttttcaaatgattacATGATTATGGAATATAATGAGATGGTTTGACACTCAAACGAGCAAATATCGATAAAAAGCAGGCCATTTTGCCATCTTATAATCAAATTTACCTCCTAAGCCACCATTTGGATTGGGTGTTGTAACCATAACCCCAGTCTGGAATTGATAAACACATGACAATCGGTTCTCGTCCCAGAGTAACTGTGATGGACATGTTAGGACGTTTGCGTTTCCATTGAGATCACATTCAATGAATTGATGACTATCTGTAGCTACAGAGAAGTAAATTTTGCCGCTGTTGACGTTAGCAGTCGTACAAGGATTTTGTACTCCGGTGTTTGTTGTCTGTGAGGTTGTGGTCTGTAATAGAAAGACAGTACTTGCTCATGCGAAACTATTGGTATTATATCCATTTACATTTGTACTCAGAAAACCCACCAATATGTTACTGACGAAGAGTTTTTAACAATTAATTTCGATTTAATCAAAATCTGTTTCTGAGATATAGGATAGGTAAAGTAAGTTGCAAAAGTGTTTTTCTAAATGTCCTATGACTCATTGTCTTAAGTTTTAGAGAGGTTCTCCTAATATATTACCTGTTGTTTGATACATGTAGTAGTAGCTTGGTTATAGATCTCACCAGCTGGGCACTGAATTACAAACATTCGTCCGAATACATCACATTGGAGGAATTTTGTTTGGTCACGTGGATGAGGATAGTATACTCTATTGTTAGCATTACTCCTGCAAGGGTTGACTACATTCTGGTATGAATCTGAAATAGTACATGAATGGTCAGAACTTTTTTAAAAGCAGCATAGCGAATCATATTGAAAACTTACAATTTATAATAGATATTTATCTACCTTGATGgtacatatatatgttttattgacatttatagATCCACATTGTTTCTTCACGGTaagatattatttcaaaattgctaGGTTCACAAGAGTGTTTCAAATATCAAAGTATAAACTTATTTTTCCAAGTTGCAAAATACAATAACTGTTTACTTATTGGGttataacagtaacattgaaTACAACCCATCATAAAAATATGACCAAACGTATCCATCGTTTGATTAACTAGAGGAATGTACTGTATTTGAATCAGAACATGTTTGCTTAACATGGACAaacatttaaagaattataaaatattgtatttactcACCGACACAGTTTGGTAGCACTTGTCTTTTCTCTAAAGTGAAAAAGAAAACCATTTTGTCAGGAGTGCTTAGATATTATGTTTgtctgttacatttttttttttatttataacttgtCATATGCATAATAATAACTTAACCTTTATtcaaactttgtaaaaaaataattaggcAACCCAGAGTAAAATTTTACCGATGGTCCTGTGTTTGGTATGAACTGTTTGGTTTTAACCTATGTTTTTGGCAAAAAGAGTCATCTTTCATGTTAAATTATCTAGTTATCTAATAAAAAATTGAAACGAAAAATAAAGAGTGAATTCTTTAATGATATTTGATCTTCGAAAAGGAAAAAGTTAAAACGTTTTGATAAAGTATGTTGGcattttttgtatgtaaattTACACATTTTACTACTGAACAGcatactattcttttttttcccATCTTTTCAAACAAGTAAGTTGGAAATCTTTAATTTGTACCGTAAATTGTTGATTAAGCTTTGCTAGTAACTAAGCCAAATAACAGGAATTTGGTCAATGGGAGAACGCTGTTCAAAAAGAATCAGTCAGACCCCCT
Encoded here:
- the LOC143069681 gene encoding uncharacterized protein LOC143069681, coding for MKYLVIVLFVGVALAAPSENKREKRQVLPNCVDSYQNVVNPCRSNANNRVYYPHPRDQTKFLQCDVFGRMFVIQCPAGEIYNQATTTCIKQQTTTSQTTNTGVQNPCTTANVNSGKIYFSVATDSHQFIECDLNGNANVLTCPSQLLWDENRLSCVYQFQTGVMVTTPNPNGGLGGIANPCRGSATSHQFFSHPDATKFIQCDIAGDAFVLSCPSGLVWNQFATTCVSPYNMVAGR